One window of the Calditrichota bacterium genome contains the following:
- a CDS encoding UDP-N-acetylmuramoyl-L-alanyl-D-glutamate--2,6-diaminopimelate ligase, with product MELKSLLDVLDEKQIAGKSENIEIKGIVYDPQRVKPDFLFVAINIYTQLDKIEIPEGHDKVGEAIEAGAVAVVLQRDMKVPDNVVKILVPDSRLALAKLANHFYGYPSQKMKMIGITGTNGKTTTTHILESILMQKYRTGLIGTLYYKINGKIYKSKDTTPEPPDLQEIFTHMVQEKVDYCAMEVSSHGIDFYRVEGVDYNVAVFTNLSQDHLDFHKTMDNYLTTKKKLFQWLDEEDFAIANIDDPHGHEFLQATKAKRISFGIKNSAAIMAKDIEFSIKGTRYRLVTPIGEITVSPKLVGMFNVYNTLAAVAVAFSQNFDLETIKQGLEAPIRVSGRFELVDHGQPFSVVVDYAHTPDGMEKVLGLAEDLHPNRVITVFGCGGDRDKDKRSKMGAVADKYSDVVILTADNPRNEDPNKIIAEIAAGVKNAEKHIVIDRHEAIKFVLENAQENDIIMILGKGHETTQILEHETIHFNDVEEVEKILAEMGYDQKNN from the coding sequence ATGGAACTGAAATCGCTTTTGGATGTATTAGATGAAAAACAAATAGCCGGGAAATCGGAAAATATTGAAATCAAAGGCATCGTTTACGATCCGCAGCGGGTGAAGCCCGATTTCCTTTTCGTCGCTATTAACATTTACACGCAACTGGACAAAATTGAAATTCCCGAAGGCCATGACAAAGTCGGAGAAGCCATTGAAGCTGGCGCTGTGGCTGTTGTTTTGCAGCGTGACATGAAGGTTCCCGACAATGTCGTTAAGATTCTCGTGCCCGATTCGCGATTGGCGCTGGCGAAATTAGCCAATCACTTTTACGGTTATCCCTCACAGAAAATGAAAATGATCGGCATCACCGGCACCAACGGCAAGACAACTACGACGCACATTTTGGAATCAATTTTAATGCAAAAATATCGCACCGGTCTAATCGGCACTTTGTACTACAAAATTAACGGCAAAATTTACAAATCCAAAGACACCACACCGGAGCCGCCGGATTTGCAGGAAATTTTCACACACATGGTACAGGAAAAAGTTGATTATTGCGCGATGGAAGTTTCTTCCCACGGCATCGATTTTTACCGCGTGGAAGGCGTGGATTACAATGTGGCGGTGTTTACGAATTTGTCTCAGGATCATCTGGATTTCCACAAGACAATGGACAATTATCTCACCACGAAGAAAAAATTATTCCAATGGCTCGATGAGGAAGATTTTGCCATCGCCAACATCGACGACCCGCACGGGCACGAATTTTTGCAAGCTACAAAAGCGAAACGGATTTCTTTTGGCATCAAAAATTCGGCGGCGATCATGGCAAAAGACATCGAGTTTTCCATTAAAGGAACACGTTACCGCCTGGTAACTCCAATCGGAGAAATCACTGTTTCTCCCAAATTAGTCGGCATGTTCAATGTGTACAACACTCTGGCAGCCGTCGCCGTGGCATTTTCTCAGAATTTTGATCTGGAAACAATTAAGCAGGGACTGGAAGCGCCGATTCGCGTCTCCGGCAGGTTCGAGTTAGTCGATCACGGACAGCCTTTCTCCGTGGTCGTCGATTACGCCCACACGCCTGACGGCATGGAAAAAGTGCTCGGTCTGGCGGAAGATTTGCACCCCAACCGCGTGATCACGGTTTTCGGCTGCGGCGGAGATCGCGACAAAGACAAAAGGTCAAAAATGGGCGCTGTGGCGGACAAATACAGCGATGTCGTCATTCTCACTGCTGACAATCCGCGCAACGAAGACCCGAACAAAATCATCGCGGAAATCGCTGCCGGAGTAAAAAATGCGGAAAAACACATCGTCATTGACAGACACGAAGCGATTAAATTTGTGCTGGAAAATGCACAGGAAAATGACATCATCATGATTCTGGGCAAAGGGCACGAGACCACGCAAATTTTGGAACACGAGACGATTCATTTCAACGATGTAGAAGAAGTGGAAAAAATTCTGGCAGAAATGGGTTATGATCAAAAAAACAATTAA